A single genomic interval of Gopherus evgoodei ecotype Sinaloan lineage chromosome 11, rGopEvg1_v1.p, whole genome shotgun sequence harbors:
- the SF3B1 gene encoding splicing factor 3B subunit 1 isoform X3, whose amino-acid sequence MAKIAKTHEDIEAQIREIQGKKAALDEAQGVGLDSTGYYDQEIYGGSDSRFAGYVTSIAATELEDDDDDYSSTSLLGQKKPGYHAPVALLNDIPQSTEQYDPFAEHRPQKIADREDEYKKHRRMMIISPERLDPFADAVLLYASPVCILKGAVQHILCKLW is encoded by the exons ATGGCGAAGATCGCCAAGACCCACGAAG ATATTGAAGCACAGATTCGAGAAATTCAAGGAAAAAAGGCTGCCCTTGATGAAGCTCAGGGAGTAGGCCTTGATTCCACAGGATACTATGATCAAGAGATTTATGGTGGCAGTGACAGCAGGTTTGCTGGATATGTGACTTCTATTGCAGCAACTGAACTAGAAGAT GATGATGATGACTACTCCTCTACAAGTTTGCTTGGTCAGAAGAAGCCAGGATACCATGCTCcagtggcattgcttaatgaCATACCACAGTCAACTGAACAG TATGATCCATTTGCTGAACATCGTCCACAGAAGATTGCAGATCGAGAAGATGAATACAAAAAGCACAGACGGATGATGATCATTTCTCCTGAGCGTCTTGATCCTTTTGCAGATG CAGTACTGCTATATGCCAGTCCTGTCTGCATTCTTAAGGGTGCAGTTCAACACATCCTGTGTAAATTATGGTGA
- the SF3B1 gene encoding splicing factor 3B subunit 1 isoform X4 → MAKIAKTHEDIEAQIREIQGKKAALDEAQGVGLDSTGYYDQEIYGGSDSRFAGYVTSIAATELEDDDDDYSSTSLLGQKKPGYHAPVALLNDIPQSTEQYDPFAEHRPQKIADREDEYKKHRRMMIISPERLDPFADGRRTRK, encoded by the exons ATGGCGAAGATCGCCAAGACCCACGAAG ATATTGAAGCACAGATTCGAGAAATTCAAGGAAAAAAGGCTGCCCTTGATGAAGCTCAGGGAGTAGGCCTTGATTCCACAGGATACTATGATCAAGAGATTTATGGTGGCAGTGACAGCAGGTTTGCTGGATATGTGACTTCTATTGCAGCAACTGAACTAGAAGAT GATGATGATGACTACTCCTCTACAAGTTTGCTTGGTCAGAAGAAGCCAGGATACCATGCTCcagtggcattgcttaatgaCATACCACAGTCAACTGAACAG TATGATCCATTTGCTGAACATCGTCCACAGAAGATTGCAGATCGAGAAGATGAATACAAAAAGCACAGACGGATGATGATCATTTCTCCTGAGCGTCTTGATCCTTTTGCAGATG GTAGaaggacaagaaaataa